In Oryzias melastigma strain HK-1 unplaced genomic scaffold, ASM292280v2 sc00428, whole genome shotgun sequence, the following are encoded in one genomic region:
- the LOC112140893 gene encoding immunoglobulin lambda-like polypeptide 5 — protein sequence MHPSSQHHTFSLWGSGYLYLIFGSGTGLFVSDESVVKPVVSVYPAASRDPVERGSSLLCLASAMFPPVVQFSWKRQKNNGQPENLPSTGTEQLDLRESGRSASILLIHQQEDSSYKYICSVKHEGGTVEVQTEELCPSFKKIFNDVKLLCLLYTVLIVKSLVYCCGLSLLMILRNKGASTNSKHAD from the exons ATGCATCCCTCATcgcagcat CACACTTTCTCACTGTGGGGGTCGGGCTATTTGTACCTCATCTTTGGATCTGGAACTGGACTGTTTGTATCGG atgaGTCCGTAGTGAAGCCCGTGGTGAGCGTGTACCCAGCAGCATCCAGAGACCCTGTGGAGAGGGGCAGCTCCCTGCTGTGTCTGGCCTCAGCCATGTTTCCTCCTGTGGTCCAGTTCTCCTGgaaaagacagaagaacaaCGGACAACCAGAGAACCTTCCTTCTACTGGGACAGAGCAGCTGGATCTCAGAGAGTCTGGACGCAGCGCCTCCATCCTGCTGATCCATCAGCAAGAGGACAGCTCCTATAAATACATCTGCTCCGTCAAACATGAGGGGGGAACAGTGGAGGTCCAAACAGAAG aGCTTTGTCCATCCTTTAAGAAGATCTTCAATGACGTGAAGCTGCTCTGCCTGCTGTACACAGTGCTGATAGTGAAGAGTCTGGTGTACTGCTGTGGACTCTCTCTGCTGATGATCCTCAGAAACAAGGGAGCATCCACCAACTCCAAACATGCTGACTGA
- the LOC112140891 gene encoding uncharacterized protein LOC112140891, with the protein MEKELQEMRSLVAQLKADNERLRREQVLTQPEPMAGPSSDVTSDSPPTASGPVTERLIFIPRDRRCPTFSGMSNLSLDEWLEEVQACSRARHLSGSEQAFFMFDHLEGEARAEIKFRPNAEKSDPAKITSVLRELYGCSQSYVLLQEAFFSRKQQDGESLLEFSLALMSLMERVKRQSPCRMTNAESLLRDQFTEHVWDSLLRRELKKWVRGHPDSTLLDVRREAMRWEQEGLQGGTRGRSSSVPLINGTQYGVQGGSQQITHTRPMSEIGELKELIRSQQEQLNELTRNVGLLQKSHQQNREPRNRQIVCRHCGQTGHFARECDGVRISQPSSQLGKAKPPASEN; encoded by the coding sequence ATGGAGAAAGAACTCCAGGAGATGAGGAGTCTTGTTGCCCAGCTTAAGGCTGATAATGAGAGGCTGCGTCGGGAACAGGTTCTAACTCAGCCAGAACCTATGGCGGGCCCTAGTAGTGACGTGACCTCAGACTCTCCTCCTACAGCTTCAGGACCAGTAACTGAGAGACTAATTTTTATTCCCAGGGATCGTAGATGCCCCACGTTTAGTGGGATGTCCAACCTCTCTCTTGATGAGTGGTTGGAAGAGGTACAAGCCTGTAGTAGGGCCAGACATTTGTCTGGGTCTGAACAGGCCTTTTTTATGTTCGATCACCTGGAAGGGGAAGCACGTGCAGAGATCAAGTTTCGGCCTAATGCAGAAAAATCTGACCCTGCAAAAATAACTTCTGTGTTGAGAGAGCTGTATGGGTGCTCACAATCGTATGTTTTGTTGCAGGAGGCCTTTTTCTCTAGGAAACAGCAGGACGGGGAGAGTTTGCTTGAGTTTTCCTTGGCGCTGATGAGTTTGATGGAGCGGGTGAAACGGCAGTCGCCATGTCGGATGACAAATGCAGAATCGCTGTTGAGGGACCAGTTCACCGAACACGTGTGGGACAGCTTGCTGCGCCGTGAGTTAAAAAAGTGGGTTCGGGGCCATCCAGACTCTACTTTGTTGGACGTTAGGAGGGAGGCCATGAGATGGGAACAGGAAGGACTGCAGGGTGGCACTAGAGGCCGGAGTAGCTCGGTCCCTTTGATCAATGGTACACAGTATGGGGTGCAGGGTGGTTCTCAGCAGATCACACACACTCGTCCAATGTCCGAAATTGGTGAGTTAAAAGAACTGATTAGATCCCAGCAGGAGCAGTTAAATGAACTCACAAGGAATGTTGGTCTTTTGCAGAAATCGCACCAGCAGAACCGCGAACCGCGCAACCGTCAAATTGTGTGTAGGCACTGTGGGCAGACTGGCCATTTTGCAAGAGAATGTGACGGCGTCAGAATTTCCCAACCCTCATCCCAGTTGGGTAAGGCTAAACCTCCGGCTTCCGAAAACTAG